The following are from one region of the Mycolicibacterium helvum genome:
- a CDS encoding LLM class flavin-dependent oxidoreductase: protein MAQNSLHLGVAFDGYGWHPQAWRRTLAAEPGAAPVTSGRYWARLAATAERGLLDFLTVDDSFSAQSGRREEIDPRRLAGRADAVLVAARIAPLTHHIGLIPVATVTHTEPFHVSKAIATLDFVSHGRAGWQPRVSPAAHEAASFGRRSAPEGGELFGEAGDFVEVVRRLWDSWEDDAVIRDVATGRYVDRDKLHYIDFTGSHFSVKGPSITPRPPQGQPVIAALAHGQPVYEFADAAADLVFVTPSDEASVREILGQVDAAGGHPKAIADVVVSFSGDSEFRSDALVFEGSATQLVDLLLGWHDLGLAGFRLRPAVNSGDLPVIVDEVVPLLQRAGRFRTGYRDGETLRERFGLPAAVNRYAKAGLS from the coding sequence ATGGCGCAAAACTCTTTGCATCTCGGCGTCGCGTTCGACGGTTACGGGTGGCATCCGCAGGCCTGGCGGCGCACCCTGGCCGCCGAACCTGGCGCTGCGCCGGTGACCTCGGGCCGGTACTGGGCACGGCTTGCCGCCACCGCCGAACGCGGCTTGCTGGACTTTCTCACCGTCGATGACAGTTTTAGCGCCCAGTCGGGGCGGCGGGAGGAAATCGACCCGCGCCGACTGGCCGGTCGGGCAGACGCCGTCCTGGTCGCGGCCAGGATCGCACCGCTTACTCACCACATCGGGCTCATTCCGGTGGCCACCGTGACCCATACCGAGCCGTTCCACGTCTCCAAGGCCATCGCGACGCTGGATTTCGTGTCGCACGGCCGCGCCGGCTGGCAGCCAAGGGTCAGTCCGGCTGCCCACGAGGCGGCCTCGTTCGGGCGGCGATCCGCGCCCGAAGGGGGCGAATTATTCGGCGAAGCAGGTGATTTCGTCGAGGTGGTGCGACGGTTATGGGACAGCTGGGAGGATGACGCTGTTATCCGCGATGTCGCTACCGGCCGTTACGTCGACCGCGACAAGCTGCACTACATCGATTTCACCGGATCGCACTTTTCAGTGAAGGGCCCGTCGATCACGCCGCGCCCGCCGCAGGGGCAGCCGGTGATCGCCGCACTCGCGCACGGCCAACCCGTTTATGAATTCGCCGATGCCGCCGCCGATCTCGTCTTCGTCACGCCGAGCGATGAGGCTTCCGTCCGGGAGATCCTGGGCCAGGTCGACGCCGCGGGCGGGCATCCCAAGGCGATCGCCGACGTGGTGGTCAGCTTCTCCGGTGACAGTGAGTTCCGCTCCGATGCCCTGGTATTCGAGGGTAGCGCGACGCAACTGGTCGATCTGCTGCTGGGCTGGCATGATCTCGGCCTGGCCGGGTTCCGGCTGCGCCCCGCCGTCAATAGCGGCGACCTGCCTGTCATTGTCGACGAGGTGGTTCCGCTACTGCAGCGGGCCGGGCGCTTCCGCACCGGCTACCGCGACGGTGAAACCCTGCGCGAACGGTTCGGTTTACCGGCAGCGGTCAACCGCTATGCCAAGGCAGGACTGTCGTGA
- a CDS encoding LLM class flavin-dependent oxidoreductase, with protein sequence MNVPLSILDLSPISAGCDAASALHNTVDLARHAEQWGYARYWVAEHHFVAVASSAPAVLIGQIAAATERIRVGAAAVQLGYTTALAVVESFGMLEQFHPGRIDLGLGRSGQRRTEVERGDPPDRPHVGWREIDGVVVPSPFDVRALLASPRMRALSTVLTQPEAAPPDFAEQVDDILALLVGSHTVDGYPVHAVPGEGSGLTPWIFGSSKGQSAEVAAARGLPFVASYHITPSSALDAVDAYRAAFTPSPHLSKPHVVVSADVVVADDSATARHLAAPFGQWVYSIRAQGGAQPYPDPDTVVPLADDQRAVVEDRLATQFVGDADEVADKLTALQRVTGADELVVTTATHRHADRLRSFELLAKHWGVTG encoded by the coding sequence GTGAACGTCCCGCTGTCGATTCTGGACCTGTCGCCGATCAGCGCCGGGTGTGACGCGGCGTCCGCGCTGCACAACACCGTCGACCTCGCCCGCCATGCCGAGCAGTGGGGATATGCGCGCTACTGGGTCGCCGAACACCACTTCGTCGCCGTTGCGAGCTCGGCACCGGCGGTGCTGATCGGTCAGATCGCCGCGGCCACCGAACGGATCAGGGTCGGCGCCGCGGCGGTCCAGCTGGGCTACACCACGGCATTGGCGGTGGTGGAAAGCTTCGGAATGCTAGAGCAGTTCCACCCCGGGCGGATCGACCTGGGACTTGGTCGCTCCGGTCAGCGGCGAACAGAAGTCGAGCGAGGCGATCCGCCAGACCGGCCCCACGTCGGGTGGCGCGAAATCGACGGGGTGGTGGTGCCGTCGCCGTTCGACGTGCGGGCGCTGCTGGCCAGCCCCCGGATGCGAGCGCTGTCAACGGTTCTCACCCAGCCAGAGGCCGCCCCGCCGGACTTCGCCGAGCAGGTCGATGACATTTTGGCGCTGCTCGTCGGCAGTCACACCGTGGACGGATACCCGGTGCACGCGGTGCCGGGGGAGGGGTCGGGCCTGACGCCGTGGATCTTCGGCAGCAGCAAGGGGCAGAGCGCTGAGGTGGCCGCAGCGCGGGGCCTGCCGTTCGTAGCGAGCTACCACATCACCCCCAGCTCGGCCTTGGATGCCGTTGATGCCTACCGGGCGGCGTTCACCCCGTCGCCGCACCTGTCGAAGCCGCATGTGGTGGTCTCGGCCGACGTCGTCGTCGCCGACGACTCAGCCACCGCGCGGCATCTTGCAGCGCCGTTCGGTCAATGGGTGTATTCCATTCGGGCACAGGGCGGGGCGCAACCCTACCCGGATCCCGACACGGTGGTGCCGCTGGCCGACGATCAGCGCGCCGTCGTCGAGGACCGGCTCGCCACGCAGTTCGTCGGCGACGCCGATGAGGTGGCCGACAAGCTCACCGCGTTGCAGCGGGTCACCGGTGCCGACGAGTTGGTGGTGACGACGGCCACCCACCGTCACGCCGATCGGCTGCGCTCATTCGAACTACTGGCCAAACATTGGGGTGTGACAGGATGA
- a CDS encoding GNAT family N-acetyltransferase, translating into MTGLRFVPVHTDDELAQPLLAELAVEYATRYDGTEADVARWLRSHPAGTFAPPDGGMLIGLLGGQPVTGGAFCRFDGDTAELKRIWTDSGSRRRGYATMLLAALEAEITDRGYRRVYLTTGNRQPEAEALYDSAGYARLDEPLPSRGDVFPVAFVKVLSGA; encoded by the coding sequence GTGACCGGATTGCGCTTCGTCCCAGTTCATACCGACGACGAGCTGGCGCAACCGCTGCTCGCCGAGCTCGCCGTCGAGTACGCCACCCGCTATGACGGCACCGAAGCAGACGTCGCGAGGTGGCTGCGCAGCCATCCGGCCGGGACCTTCGCCCCGCCCGATGGCGGCATGCTGATCGGACTGCTCGGCGGCCAACCGGTGACCGGCGGGGCGTTTTGCCGCTTCGATGGCGACACCGCCGAACTCAAACGAATTTGGACCGACAGCGGAAGTCGCCGCCGGGGATACGCCACGATGCTGCTCGCTGCGCTGGAAGCTGAGATCACCGACCGTGGCTATCGCCGGGTCTACCTGACCACCGGCAACCGGCAGCCAGAAGCCGAAGCCCTCTACGACAGCGCCGGCTACGCCCGACTCGACGAGCCCTTGCCCAGCCGTGGGGACGTTTTTCCGGTGGCCTTCGTCAAAGTGTTATCGGGCGCTTAG
- a CDS encoding NAD-dependent epimerase/dehydratase family protein yields MRIVVTGGAGFVGKELVRQLRAEADLLIVDILRYGTPEWLKDEVAGPGFRRVDIRDAAAVKAVIEDFQPDVVVHLAAIHYIPECDADPANAVSTNVTGTVNVLAACPPGTRFVFASSGAVYQPDEAAHRELDSPLEPADIYGITKLHGEAYVRAFAADRGISAGIVRLFNVIGPGETNPHLLPAIVAQLREGVDTIDLGNIWPKRDYIDVRDAAGGFAAVAMGKNPAGVDCEVVNLGSGQQYSVEEVLARMRSVLGLTFEIRQDPKRMRAVDRPYLGADISRIHDIFGWSPQYELDSTLQRTWATPDFLPDLQGRLT; encoded by the coding sequence ATGCGCATCGTGGTCACAGGTGGTGCGGGTTTCGTCGGTAAAGAGCTGGTGCGGCAACTGCGGGCCGAAGCAGACTTACTGATCGTCGACATATTGCGTTACGGCACTCCTGAGTGGCTGAAGGACGAGGTCGCGGGCCCGGGTTTCCGGCGAGTCGACATTCGCGACGCGGCAGCGGTGAAAGCCGTGATCGAGGACTTCCAGCCCGATGTGGTGGTGCACCTTGCCGCCATTCACTACATCCCCGAATGCGATGCCGACCCGGCAAATGCAGTGTCCACCAACGTCACCGGGACGGTGAACGTGCTCGCCGCCTGTCCACCCGGGACCCGCTTCGTCTTCGCCAGCAGCGGGGCGGTCTATCAGCCGGACGAGGCCGCCCATCGTGAGCTGGATTCGCCGCTTGAACCCGCCGACATCTACGGCATCACCAAGCTTCACGGTGAGGCATATGTGCGGGCATTTGCGGCTGACCGCGGGATCTCGGCCGGCATCGTGCGGCTTTTCAACGTGATTGGGCCGGGCGAAACCAATCCACACCTGCTGCCCGCCATCGTCGCCCAGTTGCGCGAGGGTGTCGACACTATTGACCTCGGCAATATCTGGCCGAAACGTGACTACATCGATGTGCGGGACGCAGCGGGTGGATTCGCCGCCGTGGCAATGGGCAAGAACCCGGCGGGAGTCGACTGCGAGGTGGTGAATCTCGGTAGCGGGCAGCAATACTCGGTTGAGGAGGTCCTCGCGCGTATGCGGTCGGTGCTGGGCTTGACGTTCGAGATCAGGCAAGACCCGAAGCGGATGCGAGCCGTCGATCGGCCCTACCTCGGAGCCGATATCTCGCGCATTCACGATATCTTCGGGTGGAGTCCGCAGTACGAGCTCGACTCCACCTTGCAACGAACTTGGGCGACGCCTGATTTCCTTCCAGATCTGCAAGGTCGGCTGACCTAG
- the gmd gene encoding GDP-mannose 4,6-dehydratase translates to MVKRALITGITGQDGSYLAELLLAKGYEVHGLIRRASTFNTSRIDHLYVDPHSPGAKLFLHYGDLSDGARLVTLLAKIDPDEVYNLAAQSHVRVSFDEPEHTADTTGTGTVRMLEAVRLSGIKTRFYQASSSELYGATPPPQDENTPFYPRSPYAAAKLYSYWITKNYREAYGIFAVNGILFNHESPRRGETFVTRKITRAVAAIKAGLQDHLYMGNLDSIRDWGYAAEYVEGMWRMLQVDEPDDYVLATGVGISVREFLEIAFGRVGLSWEDYVRFDERYLRPTEVDALIGDASRARDKLDWVPTVDGRELARLMVDADVEALAHAGKPWIDTVRLASWGTSGGTGIVAG, encoded by the coding sequence ATGGTGAAACGAGCATTGATCACCGGTATAACCGGACAGGATGGCTCCTACCTAGCTGAGCTATTACTCGCCAAGGGTTACGAAGTTCACGGACTCATCCGCCGTGCGTCGACATTCAACACGTCTCGCATAGACCATCTTTACGTCGATCCGCACTCGCCAGGGGCCAAGTTGTTTTTGCACTATGGCGACCTCAGCGACGGCGCCCGCCTCGTGACGCTTCTCGCCAAGATCGATCCTGACGAGGTCTACAACCTGGCGGCGCAGTCCCACGTTCGAGTGTCTTTCGATGAACCCGAACACACGGCCGACACCACCGGGACGGGGACTGTTCGCATGCTCGAGGCGGTACGGCTATCGGGCATCAAGACCCGCTTTTACCAAGCGTCTTCGTCGGAGTTATACGGGGCCACACCTCCCCCGCAGGATGAGAACACACCGTTTTACCCACGATCGCCCTACGCCGCCGCCAAGCTGTACAGCTACTGGATCACCAAGAATTACCGGGAGGCATACGGAATTTTCGCGGTCAACGGGATTCTGTTCAACCATGAATCACCAAGGCGCGGCGAGACTTTCGTTACTCGCAAGATCACCCGGGCAGTCGCCGCCATAAAGGCTGGTTTGCAGGATCACCTCTACATGGGCAACCTGGACTCGATACGTGACTGGGGCTACGCCGCCGAGTACGTCGAGGGTATGTGGCGCATGCTTCAGGTCGATGAACCCGATGATTACGTGCTTGCGACGGGCGTAGGTATCTCGGTGCGGGAATTCCTGGAGATCGCCTTCGGTCGCGTTGGCCTGAGCTGGGAAGACTACGTCCGATTTGACGAGCGTTACCTTCGCCCCACTGAGGTCGATGCGCTCATCGGGGACGCTTCGCGAGCCCGTGACAAACTCGATTGGGTGCCAACGGTCGACGGCCGCGAGCTTGCTCGACTGATGGTCGACGCCGACGTCGAGGCACTCGCCCATGCGGGCAAGCCCTGGATCGACACGGTGCGGTTGGCCTCCTGGGGGACCTCCGGCGGGACAGGAATCGTCGCCGGATGA
- a CDS encoding MBL fold metallo-hydrolase, with translation MAVALTAITEHVHMAQTPLVNWTVVTDDAGVMLIDAGFPGSRDDVLRSLAELGFGPADVTAILLTHAHVDHFGSAIWFAKTHDTPVYCHADEVGHAKREYLQQASPVDLMLHAWQPRWVKWSLDIVGKGALVHDGIPSTGALTEDVAERLPGRPLAIPTPGHTGGHCSYIVDGVLVSGDALVTGHPLAARSGPQLLHRVFNHDESSCVRSLSALAMLETDVLIPGHGDLWIGPIREAVRQATPR, from the coding sequence ATGGCCGTGGCCCTGACCGCAATCACCGAACACGTCCATATGGCACAAACACCACTGGTCAACTGGACGGTGGTCACCGACGACGCCGGCGTCATGCTGATCGACGCCGGTTTCCCCGGTAGTCGCGACGACGTCCTTCGATCACTGGCCGAACTCGGATTCGGCCCGGCGGACGTCACGGCGATCCTGCTGACCCACGCCCACGTCGACCATTTCGGCTCGGCCATCTGGTTCGCCAAAACCCACGACACCCCGGTGTACTGCCACGCCGACGAGGTGGGCCACGCCAAACGCGAATACCTACAGCAGGCCTCTCCCGTCGATCTGATGCTGCACGCGTGGCAGCCGCGCTGGGTGAAGTGGTCGTTGGACATCGTCGGCAAAGGCGCACTGGTGCACGACGGCATCCCGTCGACCGGCGCACTCACCGAGGACGTCGCCGAGCGCCTGCCGGGACGGCCGCTGGCCATACCGACCCCTGGGCATACCGGTGGCCACTGCTCCTACATCGTCGACGGCGTACTGGTCAGCGGTGACGCCTTGGTGACCGGCCATCCGCTGGCCGCGCGCAGCGGCCCACAGCTCCTGCACCGGGTGTTCAACCACGACGAGTCGAGCTGCGTGCGCAGCCTGTCCGCGCTGGCGATGCTGGAAACCGATGTGCTGATCCCCGGCCACGGTGACCTGTGGATCGGGCCGATCCGCGAGGCCGTGCGTCAGGCCACGCCGCGCTGA
- a CDS encoding GDP-L-fucose synthase family protein, producing the protein MTVRSQYWPAELDRGAPFYVAGHRGLVGSAVVRKLRAAGFEKIIGKTSAELDLKDRDAVSAFFAEARPKYVVLAAAKVGGILANSTYPVDFLSDNLRIQVNVLDAAREVGVERLLFLGSSCIYPKLAPQPIREESLLTGPLEPTNDAYAIAKIAGILQVQAVRRQYGLPWISAMPTNLYGPNDNFSRTGSHVLPALIRRYDDAAQAGSPSVTNWGTGTPRREFLHSDDMADACLHLLEHYDGPDQVNVGSGTDVTISEIAATIASIVGYSGHTEWDTTKPDGTPQKLLDISKLRDTGWTPQVGLREGLERTVAWYRENVGALRD; encoded by the coding sequence ATGACGGTCCGATCGCAGTATTGGCCCGCCGAGCTCGATCGTGGTGCACCGTTTTATGTCGCTGGGCACCGCGGGCTGGTCGGTTCTGCAGTCGTTCGCAAGCTCCGCGCCGCGGGGTTCGAGAAAATCATCGGCAAAACCTCAGCTGAACTCGACCTAAAGGACCGTGACGCGGTTTCGGCCTTCTTCGCCGAAGCACGGCCGAAGTACGTGGTGTTGGCGGCGGCGAAGGTTGGCGGGATCCTGGCCAACAGCACATACCCGGTGGATTTCCTCAGCGACAATCTCCGCATTCAAGTCAACGTTCTCGACGCTGCTCGCGAGGTCGGCGTGGAACGGCTGCTGTTCCTTGGCTCGTCGTGCATCTATCCCAAGCTGGCTCCGCAGCCGATTCGGGAAGAGTCGCTGCTCACCGGTCCGCTCGAGCCGACCAACGATGCGTATGCGATCGCCAAGATCGCGGGGATATTGCAGGTACAGGCAGTCCGTCGTCAGTATGGCCTGCCGTGGATTTCAGCGATGCCGACAAACCTCTATGGGCCCAACGACAACTTCTCGCGCACGGGATCTCACGTGCTCCCCGCACTGATCCGCCGCTACGACGACGCGGCGCAGGCGGGCTCGCCTTCGGTGACGAATTGGGGAACGGGCACACCCCGCCGCGAGTTCCTGCACTCCGACGACATGGCCGACGCCTGTCTGCACCTTCTCGAGCACTATGACGGTCCCGACCAAGTCAACGTCGGTAGCGGAACAGACGTCACCATCAGCGAGATTGCCGCAACCATCGCCTCGATCGTCGGCTATTCCGGTCACACCGAGTGGGACACCACCAAGCCGGACGGCACGCCACAGAAATTGCTCGACATCTCCAAACTCAGAGACACGGGATGGACTCCGCAGGTCGGCTTGCGGGAAGGGCTGGAGCGGACTGTGGCGTGGTATCGAGAAAATGTCGGTGCGTTGCGCGATTGA
- a CDS encoding NtaA/DmoA family FMN-dependent monooxygenase (This protein belongs to a clade of FMN-dependent monooxygenases, within a broader family of flavin-dependent oxidoreductases, the luciferase-like monooxygenase (LMM) family, some of whose members use coenzyme F420 rather than FMN.) yields the protein MIREGKQRKPIHLAAHFPGVNNTTVWSDPESGSQVEFDSFVHLARKAEEGLFDFFFLAEGLRLREHRGRIHDLDVVGRPDTFTILAALVAVTEHIGLAGTINTTFNEPFEVSRQFASLDHLSDGRAAWNMVTSSDAFTGENFRRGGFLDHADRYRRAEEFITVAREFWDSWAADAVVADPDSGSYVDPDQIRTVSHRGAQFDVRGVATLPAGPQGHPVLLQAGDSDEGRDFGAKHADALFTGHGALEDGQRYYADVKARAVAHGRNPDDLKVFPAATFVLGDSAADAEERARFIRRQQVSPQTAIAMLEQVWQRDLSGYDPDGPLPDIEPVDDPSITQGRVRHGDPKALAAAWRERAQADKLSIRELVIAVTSRQQFVGTASHVASEIDRHVQADACDGFILVPHLTPLGLDEFIDTVVPLLQERGAFRTAYSGATLRENLGLGSPDSAAQRGVA from the coding sequence ATGATCCGAGAAGGAAAGCAGCGCAAACCGATTCATCTCGCCGCACATTTCCCAGGGGTGAACAACACCACGGTGTGGTCGGACCCGGAATCGGGCAGTCAGGTCGAGTTCGACTCGTTCGTCCACCTCGCCCGCAAAGCCGAGGAGGGGCTGTTCGACTTCTTCTTCCTCGCCGAGGGGCTGCGACTGCGTGAGCACCGGGGCCGGATCCACGATCTGGATGTCGTCGGCCGACCCGATACCTTCACGATTCTCGCAGCGCTGGTTGCGGTCACCGAGCACATCGGCCTGGCCGGCACCATCAACACCACGTTCAACGAACCGTTCGAAGTGTCTCGCCAATTCGCCAGTCTCGATCACCTGTCCGACGGTCGCGCGGCGTGGAACATGGTGACCTCGTCGGACGCATTCACCGGCGAAAACTTCAGGCGTGGTGGCTTTCTCGACCACGCCGATCGCTACCGGCGCGCCGAGGAGTTCATCACCGTCGCCCGCGAGTTCTGGGACAGCTGGGCCGCCGACGCGGTGGTCGCCGATCCGGACTCCGGCAGCTACGTCGATCCGGACCAGATCCGGACGGTGTCGCACCGCGGGGCGCAGTTCGACGTCCGCGGGGTGGCGACGCTGCCGGCCGGACCGCAAGGCCATCCGGTGCTCCTGCAGGCGGGCGATTCCGACGAGGGCCGAGACTTCGGTGCCAAACACGCCGACGCCCTGTTCACTGGGCACGGCGCACTGGAGGACGGCCAGCGCTACTACGCGGACGTGAAGGCGCGTGCGGTGGCGCACGGACGAAATCCCGACGACCTCAAGGTCTTTCCCGCCGCGACGTTCGTCCTCGGCGACAGCGCCGCCGACGCCGAGGAGAGAGCACGGTTCATCCGCCGCCAACAGGTCAGCCCGCAGACTGCGATCGCGATGCTCGAACAGGTCTGGCAGCGCGACCTGTCGGGCTACGACCCGGACGGTCCGCTACCCGACATCGAACCCGTCGACGACCCGAGCATCACCCAGGGCCGGGTGCGCCACGGCGACCCCAAGGCGTTGGCCGCGGCTTGGCGGGAGCGGGCGCAAGCCGACAAGCTGTCCATTCGCGAACTGGTCATCGCCGTCACCAGCCGCCAGCAGTTCGTCGGCACCGCATCCCATGTCGCCAGCGAGATCGACCGGCATGTGCAGGCCGACGCGTGCGACGGGTTCATCCTGGTGCCGCACCTGACCCCGCTTGGCTTGGACGAGTTCATCGACACCGTGGTCCCGTTACTGCAGGAACGCGGCGCATTCCGCACCGCGTACAGCGGTGCGACACTGCGGGAGAACCTTGGGCTTGGCTCGCCGGACAGCGCTGCTCAGCGCGGCGTGGCCTGA
- a CDS encoding glycosyltransferase family 4 protein, with protein sequence MIGGDSQSKIADAVGALRFAFVTELYYPNVGGQEVFFQELAQAMVRRGHSVDVYCIGHQAGLADEEVINGVRVFRCQGSGGYRKPLIPALRRNWSDIVRFSARVRRLEKTQKYDFYLINQWPLLHIPMLTRRARRHGGIHWCEVREGVPLRLAQRLFPRLVASNFAVSEGVAAAMRIESGQEFSVLPSGIEVQRYQPTARADRSGALYVGRLAPHKNLPLLIDGFALAAERGFAGDLVIAGDGPARTEIEERARLSPVADRIKVLGSVTEERKIELLSRAAVLGMPSMREGFPRVITEAMASGLPVVTPTFAENGAKDVVEQYRVGVVCGTTPTEFADALLAADAGWQSFSQAGLIGAQTLDWSDIARSFEVCVHELLAKQ encoded by the coding sequence ATGATCGGGGGCGATTCACAATCAAAAATTGCAGACGCGGTTGGGGCGTTGCGTTTCGCGTTTGTGACTGAGTTGTACTACCCGAACGTCGGCGGCCAGGAAGTGTTCTTTCAAGAGCTGGCTCAAGCCATGGTGCGGCGCGGCCACTCGGTGGACGTCTACTGCATCGGCCATCAGGCCGGGCTTGCCGACGAAGAGGTGATCAACGGGGTCCGTGTCTTTCGTTGTCAAGGCAGCGGCGGCTACCGTAAGCCGTTGATCCCGGCATTGAGGCGGAACTGGTCCGATATCGTCCGCTTCAGTGCCAGGGTCCGGCGTCTGGAGAAGACCCAGAAGTACGACTTTTACCTGATCAATCAATGGCCGCTGCTGCATATTCCCATGCTGACCAGGCGAGCGCGTCGTCACGGCGGAATCCATTGGTGCGAAGTGCGCGAAGGTGTGCCACTTCGGTTGGCGCAACGGCTTTTTCCCCGCTTGGTGGCTTCGAACTTCGCGGTCAGCGAGGGCGTCGCGGCAGCGATGAGAATCGAGTCGGGACAAGAGTTCTCGGTCTTGCCCAGCGGTATTGAAGTCCAGCGCTACCAGCCCACCGCGCGTGCTGACCGCTCAGGCGCGCTCTACGTCGGTCGATTGGCGCCGCACAAGAACCTACCCCTGCTCATCGACGGTTTCGCTCTCGCCGCCGAGCGTGGATTCGCGGGTGACTTGGTGATCGCTGGTGACGGTCCCGCCAGAACCGAGATCGAAGAGCGCGCCCGACTATCCCCGGTGGCGGATCGGATCAAGGTTCTCGGCTCCGTCACCGAGGAACGAAAGATTGAACTTCTCTCGCGCGCAGCAGTTCTCGGGATGCCGAGCATGCGCGAGGGATTTCCACGGGTGATCACCGAAGCGATGGCCAGCGGCCTGCCCGTGGTGACGCCCACCTTTGCCGAGAACGGCGCCAAAGACGTGGTGGAGCAGTATCGCGTTGGGGTGGTATGTGGAACTACGCCGACCGAGTTCGCGGACGCCCTACTGGCCGCCGACGCTGGTTGGCAGAGTTTTTCACAAGCGGGACTGATCGGGGCGCAGACGCTGGACTGGTCGGATATCGCGAGGTCGTTTGAAGTGTGCGTTCACGAGCTTCTGGCGAAGCAATAG
- the fgd gene encoding glucose-6-phosphate dehydrogenase (coenzyme-F420), producing MAELKLGYKASAEQFAPRELVELAVLAEAHGMDSATVSDHFQPWRHEGGHAPFSLAWMTAVGERTKRLVLGTSVLTPTFRYNPAVIAQAFATMGCLYPDRIFLGIGTGEALNEIATGYEGEWPEFKERYARLRESVRLMRELWLGDRVDFEGEYYKTKGASIYDVPEGGIPIYIAAGGPQVAKYAGRAGDGFICTSGKGEELYKDKLIPAMREGAEAAGKNPDDIDRMIEIKISYDPDPKLALENTRFWAPLSLTAEQKHSIDDPIEMEKAADALPIEQVAKRWIVASDPDEAVEKVKDYVDWGLNHLVFHDPRQDQRRFLELFKKDLEPRLRKLG from the coding sequence GTGGCTGAACTGAAACTGGGATACAAGGCGTCGGCGGAGCAGTTCGCCCCGCGTGAGTTGGTTGAGTTGGCGGTGCTGGCCGAGGCGCACGGGATGGACAGCGCGACGGTCAGTGACCACTTCCAGCCGTGGCGTCACGAGGGCGGTCACGCACCGTTCTCACTGGCGTGGATGACAGCGGTGGGTGAGCGCACCAAGCGGCTGGTCTTGGGTACATCGGTGCTGACGCCCACCTTCCGGTACAACCCGGCGGTCATCGCCCAGGCGTTCGCGACGATGGGGTGTCTGTATCCGGACCGGATCTTCCTCGGCATCGGCACCGGTGAGGCGCTCAACGAGATCGCCACCGGCTACGAGGGGGAGTGGCCCGAGTTCAAGGAGCGCTACGCGCGGTTGCGCGAGTCGGTTCGCCTGATGCGCGAGCTGTGGCTGGGCGACCGCGTCGACTTCGAGGGCGAGTACTACAAGACCAAGGGCGCCTCGATCTACGACGTTCCCGAGGGCGGGATCCCGATTTACATCGCCGCGGGCGGACCGCAGGTGGCCAAGTACGCAGGCCGGGCCGGGGATGGCTTCATCTGCACCTCAGGTAAGGGCGAAGAGCTCTACAAGGACAAGCTGATTCCCGCGATGCGCGAGGGCGCCGAGGCCGCCGGGAAGAACCCTGACGACATCGACCGGATGATCGAGATCAAGATTTCCTACGATCCGGACCCGAAGCTTGCGCTGGAGAACACCCGGTTTTGGGCGCCGCTGTCACTGACCGCCGAGCAGAAGCACTCCATCGACGACCCGATCGAGATGGAGAAGGCCGCCGATGCGCTGCCGATCGAACAGGTCGCCAAGCGGTGGATCGTGGCCTCCGATCCCGACGAGGCCGTCGAGAAGGTCAAGGATTACGTCGACTGGGGCTTGAACCACTTGGTATTCCACGATCCCCGGCAGGATCAGCGCCGCTTCTTGGAGCTGTTCAAGAAGGATTTGGAGCCGCGGCTGCGCAAGCTCGGCTAG